GGCGGCTACCGCCTCGACGCCGGCAGTGAGCTGCCCCCGCTGCTCTTCGACGACGACCAGGTGGTCGCCCTCACCGTGGCCCTGCAGGCGGCGGCCGTGACCGGGGTGGGGATCGAGGAAGCGGCGCTGCGTGCCCTCACGACCGTGCGGCAGGTGATGCCGGCGCGCCTCCGCCACCGCCTCAACGCCCTCGAGTTCACGACCCTGCCGCGTCGGCCGGGCGACCCTGCGCTCCAGGCGGTGTCGACGGATGTGCTCATCGCCATTTCGACGGCCGTGCGCGCCCGCGAGGTGCTGCGCTTCGGGTACGTGGGCCGAGACTCGGGCAGCGGGGATGAGGCGCCGCCCCGACGCGTCGAACCGCACCACCTGGTGACAAGTCAGGGGCGCTGGTACCTCGTGGCGTGGGATCTCGATGCCGACGACTGGCGGCTCTTCCGCGCCGACCGCATCACCCCGCGCATCCCGACGGGGCCGCGATTCACCCCGCGGGAGATCCCCGGCGGCAGCGCCGCCGACTACGTCGCCAGCCGCTTCACCGGGTCCGACCAGGCCGGCAGGTGGCCGTGTGTCGGCACGGTGATCCTCGGCCTGCCGGCCCGCGACGTGCTCCCCTTCGCCGGCGACGGCATCGTCGAAGACCTCGGCCCCGACCGCTGCCGCCTGGAGGCAGGATCATGGTCATGGATCGCGCTCGCCGCCTCGCTCAACCGCTTCGACACGGACATCGAGGTGATCGGCCCGCCCGAGCTCAGCGCCGCCTTCGGCCGCCTTGCCGCGCGCAACGCGGCAACGGCGGCCCCGGGTCCGCTGGACTCAGCGCGCTAGCGGCGCAGCGGCCGCGAACTCGACTCAGGCCGCCTGGGCGTCGTGTGCGGCGCGGTTGGTGAGGACGTCGTCCATGTTCAGTTCGGCCCAGGACTTGAGGCCGCGCATCAGCTCGTGCAGGGAGAGGCCCAGGGCGGTCAACTCGTAGCTGACCGTGACAGGCACCGTGGGGGTGGCCGTGCGGGTGATCAGGCCGTCACGCTCGAGGGAGCGCAGCGTCTGGGTGAGCATCTTCTGGCTCACTCCGGCGAGGAGGCGGGCCAGCTCCGAGAAGCGCATGGGACGCGGGTCACCGTCGCAGTCGGGGCCGCTGCCGAGTGCGGCGAGGATCAGCGTCACCCATTTGTCGGAGATCCGATCGAGCAGCTTGCGGCTGGGGCACACCGCCAGGAAAGCGTTGTACCGGGCCCGGGCTTCTTCTCGGCGTTCCGCGGCGGTCGAGGTCGTCATTCATCGCTCCTTCAGTGGGTGTGGGGGCAGGTCGGGTGCCTTAGGCACTTCACAGTGCCTTCTTCTCAACGGGAAGTTACTTCACGATACTGGGGCAAGTATCCGTTGGGAACCTTACGCACCCAGCCAATCTGATCGGAAGGGCACAACCACATGAACACGTCCACCACCTCGCTCCCCGGCGCCACCTGGACCCTGGGCGACCTCACCGTCACCCGATTCGGCTATGGCGCCATGCAGCTCGCCGGACCCTGGGTCATGGGTCCGCCCGCCGACCGTGACGGCGCCATCGCGGTGCTCCGTGACGCCATCGACCTGGGCATCACGCACATCGACACCAGCCAGGCTTACGGCCCGCACATCACCAACCAACTGATCCGCGAGGCGCTGCACCCTTATGCGGACTCGCTGCACGTGGTCACCAAGGTCGGCGCCAACCGCGATGCGCAGGGCGGATGGCCCACGGCCCGTCAGCCCGCAGACCTGCGTCGTTCCGTACACGAGAACCTGGAGACCCTCGGGCTCGAGGTTCTCGACCTGGTCAATCTGCGGCTGGGCAACGCCGAGGGCCCTGTGGCCGAATCGATCGCCGAGGCGTTCGGGGCCCTGGTCGAGCTGCAGCAGGAGGGGCTGATCCGTCACCTCGGGGTGAGCAACGCGACGGGGGCGCAGGTGGCCGAGGCTCGAGCGATCGCCCCCATCGTGAGCGTGCAGAACATGTACAACCTGGCGTTCCGGCACGACGACGAGCTGATCGACACCCTGGCTGCAGCTGGCATCGCGTACGTGCCGTTCTTCCCGCTCGGCGGCTTCACGCCGTTGCAGTCCGTGGCGCTCTCGTCCGTGGCCGTACGACTCGAGGCCACGCCGATGTCGGTGGCACTGGCCTGGCTGCTCCAGCGCTCACCCAACATCCTGCTGATCCCCGGCACCTCGTCGGTCGAGCACCTGCGCGAGAACCTGGCCGGTGCGGCCCTGATGCTGTCCGCCGATGACCTCGCCGAGCTCGACGGGATCGGTCGGTAACCCTCAGGCGCTGGCGGAGCCTGCGCCGCTTGTGCCATGGCGTCGTTGGCTGGGGTGACGGACCTCGAGATGGGGCCCAGTGGGTGTGCCGGTGGTGGGAGTCCGGGTAGTGCTCGTGCGTGTGGGTGAAGACAGCGTGCGTGCTCGGCTCGGGCCTAACCGCACGGTAGACCCACGGAACTAGACGTCGAAACGCATTCCCTCAAGCCGGGAGCGACGAGCAGCGAGCAGGAGCAGGACGTACGAGCCGATCGGAACCAGCACGAGCAGCCCCCACCAGCCCGACAGATTCGAGTCGTGAAAACGGCGGACCGCCACGGTGAAACCCGGGATGACAGTGAGGATGAGCCACAGCCCGGCCAGGATCAAGAAGAACGCCGCGGCAGGTGAGCTGGGCGCGTCAGTCTGATTCCAGTTGATCAGCTCGATGGTTGCGAACAGCCACGAGCCGAACGGACCCACGAGCAGGGTCGGTTGCGGAGTTCGTCCCGAGATCAGTGCAGGGAGGACAAGCTGCGCGAGCGCCAGCACCACGACGTTCACGATCATCCACCACCAGTACTCGCTGCGGCTCGCCCGGCCGCGGAGGCGGAAGGCGCCGCTCACGAATCGAGTCATGGCCTGCGGCAACGACGCTCCAGGCAGGGGCGCTGTCTCAACACAGTCTTGACGGGTATCCGGCACAGGGCCCATGGTAGAGGACGCGCTCACAGAACCCCGTCTGAGGAACGCGCAGTGACCGCTCTGGAGCGCCCTGGGTAGTATGGGCGATTCGATGGCAATGCATCAGGGGGACCCAATCAGCGCTACCGCCAGAATTCGTGACACATGCGAACGTCGACGCTCGATCGGCCACCCTGCATGAGAAACGCAGCGTGGGCGCTCGCCGGAGTTGCAGTCAGTCTCGTGTTCGTCTTCGGAATCGGAATTCTCACCATCCAGAGAACCGGCCTCATGGGCGGCGCCCACTTCGACCTGAGCAATCAGCTGGTGCGGGTGACGCAGCCTGGGCCAGCGCTCCTGCCGCTGCTCGCCATCGCCGCGTGGAGTGCTCTCGTGGTGTTCGTCCTCGTTGCCGCGGTGCGGAACCGCCCCAGGCGATCGCAATTCCTGTTCCGCGTGAGCTTTGCCACGGCAACGGCCGCGCTCATCGGTGTCTCACTGTGGTCGCTCGTGGCCGGGTACGCGCAGAACGGTCTCACACAGGGCTTCTCGCTGGGGATCCTCGGCTGGATCGAAGAGGGCGGCGCCAGTTCGGTGGTGCATGTCGTGCTGCTGTTCATGCTGGTGGTGCTGTGGGTGCGACATGACAGCGGGCGTACTCGGACCGGGCGCCCGGCCGATGCGTCGATCTGAGCCTGGCCGTTGAGGGTAAGGCACGGTTTTCAGGGCTCGGTCTGACGGTGGCGTAGCGTGGGCGTGCTGCCCGGCTTTCGAATGAGCCGCGCTCGTACGAAGACCCTGCTCCGCACAGCTCCGTCGAGACCAGAGGTTCACAGATGACCGACTCGTTCTTTCCCGAGATTCCCGCCCGTTCGTATACCGACGACGACGACCTGACGCCGTTCGACGCTGCCGGATGGATGGGGCCGGGCTGGCACGAGATGCCCGTGTCCGTCGGAACGCCGGTAGAGCTGGGCAGGTCCGACTCCACGGTGATCCTGGTCGACGGGTTCCGCTGCTTCAGTGAGGGGTTCCTGCTGCGGCTGAACATCCGTATCAATGAGGTCGGACTGCAGGCGCGTCAACGAGTCTTCGCATACCTGAACCGGGCGCACGGTCGCGGCCACATGGACCAACAGTTCCAGCCCGATGGGCTGCGGTGGGGTGTCCGATACAGCGACGGGCGGATGGTCTCCACCCAGAGCGAGTCACCGTGGGCCGGCACCGGGGAGATCGAGACGCTCGCCGGCGACGGACCTGTGATCGAGGGCATGGACCGTCCCCAGGTCTTCATGGATTCCTGGGCCCGCGACTTCTGGATCTGGCCGACGCCGCCCCAGGGCGAACTCCTCATCGGCGTCGAATGGGCCGAGCGTGGTGTCGCGGAGACGGTCACACGTTTCGACGCCGAGCCTCTGCGGGAGGGGTCGCGGTTGGTCCGACCCCTGTGGCCACGTCCCTGACAATGACCCGGTCCGCTCGCCGACTGCCGTACCCGGACAGGTGGAGGAGGGGCACCGACACGAGCGACAGGATGACGCCGAGGGCTGCGACAGCCAGCATCGCTCCGCGCAAGCCCGTCAGCTGTGACCAGATGCCGACATAGACCGGTCCGAGGAGGAAACCGATGTACGACACCGTGGTCACAATCGCGGTGGCTCTGCCGCGGTAGGCCTCGTCCACGCCGCGGGAAACGAGGCTGAGCATGGTCGGGTACAAGGCCGCGGTGCCCGCTGCGGCCACGATCAGCCCGAGGATGGCCATCAAGACGGTCGCAGATCCCGCGATGATCAGGGCGCCGGCTGCCGCAGTAACCGACCCCAGGATCAACATCAGCTCCTCGTTGCCCCGCTGGATGTGCCCCAGCGAGAACCGGGTGACGGCCACGACGCCGGCGAAGACCGCCGGCGCCACGGCACTGAACCCTGGGCCGGCACTGAGTTGGTCCTCGAGAAAAACCGCACCCCAGCTCTGGTGCGCGTTCTCACTGGCGAATGCCAGTGCCCCCAGTGTCCCGACCAGCAGGAGTGGTGTCCAGCGCAGCCGGCGGCTGCGGTCGGACGCGGGCACCGGGGCACCGGGCGCTTCGCGCTCCGCCTCTGTGAGGGGTTGAGCCGGGAGGGAACGCAAAAGGTTCACACACGCGGCCAGGGAAAACACTGCCACGACGAAGAACGGAGTGGCCACCGGTGCGCCCACCCACGAGGACGCCCCCGTAGCGATGCTCGCCAGCACGACGAAGCTCGAGAACACGCCCCCTGAGCGAAGAATGATCGCCACGCCCGACGCCTGCTCTGCGCGCCCGGCGATGGAATTCATCGCGACATCCGTGGCCCCACTGGCGACTCCGACGACCGCCAGCCCAACGCAGAGGGCAATGAAGTCGTGCGCGGTGAGCGCGACACCCAGTCCGGCTGCGCCGAGGGCAATGATCGCGGCCGCGGCGAAGCGCAGTCCCCATCTGTCCAGTGCCCGGCCCGTGACGAGCATCGCCGGCAGGGCGCCGGCGCCGACGAGAAGAAGGGCGACGCCCAGTTGGCCGTCATCTACTCCAGCCTGCAGCCTGATGCGCGGGATGCTGGCCCCCCACGCTCCCCAGAAGGAGCCGAAGGACGCGGCGGCAAGGTACGCGGCCACCACCAGTTTGTGAAGGGATTGCTCGTGAGAGACCATGTGTGTGACGTTACACAGTTACACTGGGGTTATGCAATCGCCTGCGCATCGTCGCCCCACCATGACTCAGGTCGCCGAGCGAGCTGGCGTGTCCGTCATGACGGTGTCGTACACGTACAACCGTGCCGACCGGGTGTCCATCGAGAGCCGGAACAAGGTGCTTCACGCCGCTGCCGAATTGGGCTACGTGGGACCTGACCCCGCCGCGCGGTCGCTGCGTTACGGCAGCACCCGCACGCTCGGGGTGATCCTGGGCGAGCACCTCACCTACGCCTTCGACAACCCGCAGGCGGTCGCCTTTCTGGCCGGCATCGCAGAGGTCTGTGCCGATCGCGGATACGGAATGCTGATCGTGCCCACCGCTGGGACAGCAGACGACAGCGTCCGCGTGGGTCAAGCCGCCGTCGATGCCTTTGTCATCTGGACGATGACCGACGACGACCCCGTCCTCGACGCTGTCTCAGCCAGCGGTCGGCCCGCGGTCATCCACGGTGGGCCCGCTCGCGGGGGACTCCAGCTGGTGAGCATCGACAACCGGGCTGCCGCTTTCGCAATGGGCATGAAGACCTTCGCCGGCGCGCGTCGCCCCGCAATCCTCAGCTTTCCCCTCGATTCCGCGCGTCAGACGGTGATCGCGTCGGGCGTCGACCCCGAGACCGTGCAGTTTCCTGTCACCCGGGATCGCCTCCTCGGCTACCGGGACGCCATCATTGCGCTGGGACTCGAATGGAGCGACGTGGTGGTCGCTGCCACCGCAACCAACGACGAGCGCGAGGCCGAGTCGCTCGCCGAGCAGCTGCTGTCCGTCGACCACCCCGTTGACGCGATCGCGGCGATGAGCGACGAACAAGCGGTCGGCGTTCTGACGGCGGCGGCAACCATGGGAGTCAGCATTCCCCGGGCCCTCGCTGTGAGCGGTTGGGACGATTCGAGAGCGGCTGCCGCGAACCGGCTGAGCTCCGTGGCCCAAGACTTGCGAGCCCAGGGAGCGTCGGCGGCCAGGCTGGCTCTTGGCGCGCAGGACGAAGCTGCCCCGGTGGAATGGTCAGTGGTCCTCCGATCTACAACCAGTTAGCCGGTCTTCACTGCCCATGCAACGCTGTTTTGCTCAGCGGGGCGCGTCGTAGACCAGCGAATACCGCCAGAACAACCGTCGACGGATTCGTGCGCCGGGTAGCAGTTGAGCGGCGTGAGCGGAGATCTCTGCAAGTGAATCGCGTGCGGGCGCGGTGGGAGCCGTCATGCTCTCCGGAGTGACACGTGTGCGTCGCGGGTGCTTCACGAGGCCCATCAGCGGATTAAGCACCAGTGCGGCGAGCGAGACCAGCCGATCAGTTCGAGTTGCCTCGCGATAGCAGCCCACGATCACGAGTCGACCCCCGGGCTCGAGGGCAAGGGCGAGGTCTCTCATCGCGTCCCGGAGTGGAAGATGGTGCAGTACCGCGACGAGAGTAACGGCTCCGAACCTCTCACGAGGGTCTCTGCCCTCAAAGGACTCCGCCCGGATCCTCACACCCTCCATGCCTTCGAATCGCTCGGCCGCGATTCTCGCCGTTGCGTCGTGGGGCTCCAGCCCCGTGAGCGTCACCGCCCTCGGAATCAGCCGCGCCAGAAGATTCCCGGTTCCGCACCCAACGTCGAGCACCGTGCGAGCTCCACTCGACATCACTTGGCGGACAACCCACGGGCCATAGAAGTCGTTGTGGCTCCACGGGTGA
This is a stretch of genomic DNA from Cryobacterium soli. It encodes these proteins:
- a CDS encoding class I SAM-dependent methyltransferase; this encodes MTLLGWLNRVNAAHPWSHNDFYGPWVVRQVMSSGARTVLDVGCGTGNLLARLIPRAVTLTGLEPHDATARIAAERFEGMEGVRIRAESFEGRDPRERFGAVTLVAVLHHLPLRDAMRDLALALEPGGRLVIVGCYREATRTDRLVSLAALVLNPLMGLVKHPRRTRVTPESMTAPTAPARDSLAEISAHAAQLLPGARIRRRLFWRYSLVYDAPR
- a CDS encoding MFS transporter, with translation MVSHEQSLHKLVVAAYLAAASFGSFWGAWGASIPRIRLQAGVDDGQLGVALLLVGAGALPAMLVTGRALDRWGLRFAAAAIIALGAAGLGVALTAHDFIALCVGLAVVGVASGATDVAMNSIAGRAEQASGVAIILRSGGVFSSFVVLASIATGASSWVGAPVATPFFVVAVFSLAACVNLLRSLPAQPLTEAEREAPGAPVPASDRSRRLRWTPLLLVGTLGALAFASENAHQSWGAVFLEDQLSAGPGFSAVAPAVFAGVVAVTRFSLGHIQRGNEELMLILGSVTAAAGALIIAGSATVLMAILGLIVAAAGTAALYPTMLSLVSRGVDEAYRGRATAIVTTVSYIGFLLGPVYVGIWSQLTGLRGAMLAVAALGVILSLVSVPLLHLSGYGSRRADRVIVRDVATGVGPTATPPAEARRRNV
- a CDS encoding aldo/keto reductase family oxidoreductase translates to MNTSTTSLPGATWTLGDLTVTRFGYGAMQLAGPWVMGPPADRDGAIAVLRDAIDLGITHIDTSQAYGPHITNQLIREALHPYADSLHVVTKVGANRDAQGGWPTARQPADLRRSVHENLETLGLEVLDLVNLRLGNAEGPVAESIAEAFGALVELQQEGLIRHLGVSNATGAQVAEARAIAPIVSVQNMYNLAFRHDDELIDTLAAAGIAYVPFFPLGGFTPLQSVALSSVAVRLEATPMSVALAWLLQRSPNILLIPGTSSVEHLRENLAGAALMLSADDLAELDGIGR
- a CDS encoding LacI family DNA-binding transcriptional regulator, with product MQSPAHRRPTMTQVAERAGVSVMTVSYTYNRADRVSIESRNKVLHAAAELGYVGPDPAARSLRYGSTRTLGVILGEHLTYAFDNPQAVAFLAGIAEVCADRGYGMLIVPTAGTADDSVRVGQAAVDAFVIWTMTDDDPVLDAVSASGRPAVIHGGPARGGLQLVSIDNRAAAFAMGMKTFAGARRPAILSFPLDSARQTVIASGVDPETVQFPVTRDRLLGYRDAIIALGLEWSDVVVAATATNDEREAESLAEQLLSVDHPVDAIAAMSDEQAVGVLTAAATMGVSIPRALAVSGWDDSRAAAANRLSSVAQDLRAQGASAARLALGAQDEAAPVEWSVVLRSTTS
- a CDS encoding DUF805 domain-containing protein; this encodes MTRFVSGAFRLRGRASRSEYWWWMIVNVVVLALAQLVLPALISGRTPQPTLLVGPFGSWLFATIELINWNQTDAPSSPAAAFFLILAGLWLILTVIPGFTVAVRRFHDSNLSGWWGLLVLVPIGSYVLLLLAARRSRLEGMRFDV
- a CDS encoding helix-turn-helix transcriptional regulator, which produces MTTTTSRLLTLLSLLQTRRDWPGALLAERLSISHRTVRRDVERLREMGYSIQATMGPVGGYRLDAGSELPPLLFDDDQVVALTVALQAAAVTGVGIEEAALRALTTVRQVMPARLRHRLNALEFTTLPRRPGDPALQAVSTDVLIAISTAVRAREVLRFGYVGRDSGSGDEAPPRRVEPHHLVTSQGRWYLVAWDLDADDWRLFRADRITPRIPTGPRFTPREIPGGSAADYVASRFTGSDQAGRWPCVGTVILGLPARDVLPFAGDGIVEDLGPDRCRLEAGSWSWIALAASLNRFDTDIEVIGPPELSAAFGRLAARNAATAAPGPLDSAR
- a CDS encoding winged helix-turn-helix transcriptional regulator — its product is MTTSTAAERREEARARYNAFLAVCPSRKLLDRISDKWVTLILAALGSGPDCDGDPRPMRFSELARLLAGVSQKMLTQTLRSLERDGLITRTATPTVPVTVSYELTALGLSLHELMRGLKSWAELNMDDVLTNRAAHDAQAA